Proteins co-encoded in one Metabacillus sp. KUDC1714 genomic window:
- a CDS encoding UDP-N-acetylglucosamine 1-carboxyvinyltransferase — MEKLKVAGGDLLKGTVNISGAKNSAVALIPATILAESPVTIEGLPNISDVNILGDLLEEIGGKVLLKNNEMIVDPSSMISMPLPNGKVKKLRASYYLMGAMLGRFKKAVIGLPGGCHLGPRPIDQHIKGFEALGAQITNEQGAIYLRADELRGARIYLDVVSVGATINIMLAAVLAKGRTIIENAAKEPEIIDVATLLTSMGAKIKGAGTDVIRIDGVERLHGCRHSIIPDRIEAGTYMIIGAAMGREVMIDNVIPLHLESLIAKLREMGLHIETSNDQILIIGGQKELKAVDIKTLVYPGFPTDLQQPFTSFLTRATGTSVVTDTIYSARFKHIDELRRMGAIIKVEGRSAIVSGPTRLQGARVKASDLRAGAALVCAGLMAEGVTEITGLEHIDRGYSQLEEKLSGLGATIWREKLTDKEIEQLQNS, encoded by the coding sequence ATGGAAAAGTTAAAAGTTGCCGGTGGAGATTTACTGAAAGGTACAGTAAATATAAGCGGGGCAAAAAATAGTGCAGTAGCTTTAATTCCTGCAACCATATTAGCTGAATCACCAGTCACAATCGAAGGATTACCAAACATTTCTGATGTAAATATACTTGGAGATTTATTGGAGGAAATCGGTGGAAAGGTGCTATTGAAAAATAATGAAATGATTGTTGACCCGTCATCGATGATTTCAATGCCTTTGCCGAATGGAAAAGTTAAGAAGCTACGTGCATCCTATTATTTAATGGGAGCAATGCTTGGCCGTTTTAAAAAGGCAGTTATTGGCCTTCCTGGTGGCTGTCATCTAGGACCGCGACCAATTGATCAGCATATTAAAGGTTTTGAAGCATTAGGTGCGCAAATAACGAATGAACAAGGTGCAATCTATTTGCGTGCAGATGAACTGCGTGGTGCGCGAATTTATTTAGATGTTGTAAGTGTAGGAGCAACAATTAACATTATGCTTGCTGCTGTTTTAGCAAAAGGTAGAACGATTATTGAAAACGCTGCAAAGGAACCAGAAATTATTGATGTAGCAACATTGCTTACGAGCATGGGGGCAAAAATTAAAGGGGCAGGAACAGACGTCATTCGAATCGATGGAGTTGAGAGACTGCATGGCTGCCGTCATTCAATTATTCCTGACCGGATTGAAGCTGGAACTTACATGATTATCGGAGCAGCAATGGGAAGAGAAGTGATGATCGATAATGTCATCCCACTTCATTTAGAATCACTAATTGCAAAGCTAAGAGAAATGGGTCTTCATATTGAAACGAGCAATGATCAAATATTAATTATCGGCGGTCAAAAGGAACTAAAGGCTGTTGATATTAAAACCCTCGTTTACCCAGGATTTCCAACTGATCTTCAACAGCCGTTCACTTCATTCTTAACAAGAGCTACAGGAACGAGTGTTGTAACTGATACAATTTACTCTGCTAGATTTAAACATATAGATGAGCTAAGAAGAATGGGCGCTATAATAAAAGTTGAAGGCCGTTCTGCAATTGTCTCTGGCCCAACAAGACTTCAAGGTGCTAGAGTTAAAGCAAGTGATTTACGAGCAGGAGCAGCTTTAGTATGTGCGGGCCTTATGGCTGAAGGAGTAACAGAAATAACTGGTTTAGAGCATATCGATCGTGGATATAGTCAGTTAGAGGAAAAGCTATCAGGACTAGGAGCTACGATCTGGCGTGAAAAATTAACAGATAAAGAAATCGAGCAACTGCAAAATTCATAA